In a genomic window of Rhopalosiphum maidis isolate BTI-1 chromosome 4, ASM367621v3, whole genome shotgun sequence:
- the LOC113548561 gene encoding elongation of very long chain fatty acids protein 4-like, which translates to MIHKIMNGTNSDLFQQLYSEIKSDSTIDSWLLVSSPWLICVILILYLTFVLKLGPKLMKNREPINIKYIILFYNLMQTIFNSYILAYQIIRPEVFSYLWNHACHPDTTKINIIKELHTASWYFAISKIIDLLDTVFFVLKKKQSHISFLHVYHHVNMVITCFAQLRFIKSENAAIGTIVNSFVHVVMYSYYFLTALGPNMQKRLWWKKYLTRIQIIQFIFGILYCVSLIVFNCTYSKLFIIYMLADVLIFLYLFLKFYKKTYKAKSKIQ; encoded by the exons ATGATTCATAAAATCATGAATGGAACAAATAGTGATCTTTTCCAACAATTATACAGTGAGATAAAGTCAG ACAGTACAATTGACTCGTGGTTACTTGTTAGTTCACCGTGGCTAATAtgcgttattttaatattgtacttgACATTTGTACTCAAACTCGGTCCAAAGTTAATGAAAAACCGAGAACCGATTAACATTAAGTACATAATCCTATTCTACAACTTAATGCagactatatttaatagttacattTTGGCTTAC caAATTATTAGACCAgaagtttttagttatttatggaACCATGCATGTCATCCTGATActactaaaataaacattataaaagag CTACATACTGCTTCGTGGTACTTCGCAATATCAAAAATCATAGATTTATTAGACACA gtgttttttgtattgaaaaaaaaacaatcgcatatttcatttttgcaTGTTTATCATCACGTTAACATGGTAATCACTTGTTTTGCTCAGCTCAGATTCATCAAaa GTGAAAATGCTGCGATTGGAACCATCGTCAATTCATTTGTTCACGTAGTTATGTAcagttactattttttaacagCACTTGGACCAAACATGCAAAAACGTTTATGGTGGAAAAAATACCTGACCCGTATACAAATT attcaatttatatttggaATACTTTACTGTGTCAGCCTCATCGTATTTAATTGCAcctattctaaattatttattatatacatgttggCCGACGTActcatatttctttatttgtttttaaaattctataaaaaaacatacaaagcAAAAAGCAAGATTCAGTAA